CAAGATCCATGCCTGGACCGCTGTCTTCGACGCTTATCACATTCCACTCTTCATCATCGACCCTAAGCTGAATATTGAGCTGGAATTTTGCTTTATACTTGTAGTAAAACGCATTTTTCAACAGGTTAAATATTACGTACCTCACCAGAACATCACTGCCAAAAAACTCCTCACTTTTACTAAATTCAAGGTGAATCTTGCTGCGATCAGACTTATCAGCGTAGTGAAAACTATTGATAGAAGCTTCTAATGTTTCACCAAGCGAGTATCGTTTAAAGCTCGATGTAGACAACTTATGCTCATCAATGGATGTGAGTAACAGATTAATGGTCTCGTTGCCTTTCTCTATCACCGACATAGAATCATCTAAGATCAGGTTGATCTCATCTAAGTCTTTGGCATCTAGATGATATTGATCCGACAAATGCTGCGCATTGCGATCTGGTAAGAGAAATTTAATGACTTCAATAGAACTGTAGACGGCACTGAGTGGGTTTCTCATTTCATGGGCAATTCCCGCACCAAATGATTTGGCAAGCGATACCCGTTGTTCATGCTCTGCATGATTTCGATAGTGAAACAAGGTGCCAAACACATAAGTAAACACCAATATGGGAATGTAATTCCAATCTAAGGCGTAGAGCTCGTTGTTGCCCCCGCTAACATGCACGGCTGCGTAAGCTGCAACAAAAGCAACGACGCTTTGCAGAGCCACGATCTTTGAGTCATAAATAAGCAATATCTGCAAGAAAATCGCCGACATTAACGACATAACCCAAATGATAGACCAATCATTTTTAAGCAGCATAAAGAAGAAAAAGAAGGGTAAACACACACCTAACGCCACAATGTAATAAACATACAGTTGACGTTTAAAAGCGTAGGGAATTTTGTGCCTAAGCAAAATTGGGATCAGAAAGGCACCGCAGGCTAAACGAAGCCCGAGATTCTCATACCCGCCAGGTACTAAGAACTGCCATATGTAGTAATACGCGGGAAATCCGACAATCCCCATAATCGCAACTATGGTTAGGTTCGGTTCTGCATATTCGTAGATTTTCTTCGCTCTATCAAACATTTATGAGTTTAGCCAATGTCGTTGTTATTATATTTACTGCATATACTTATATATAGCACAAATAACAACCTAAGACATTTAGCTAGCTCACGCCTCCAGCACTTGATAACGCAATTTCATCGAGTAGGGTGAGGCGTCTCCGCCTCATCCCTCTCACAGAACCGTACGTACGGACCTCGTATACGGCTCATGCACATTTCCATTCAGCATAATGGCTGAACACATATCCTGTCCTAACGTGTTCAAGATTCACTAATCCAAGGTCGTTAAACCATTGATTTGGCATCGAGTAACTGGCTAATGGACTCGCAGCATTTCTCCAACTATCCATACAGATATACCTGAATGACCCTTCGTAACCTAGCTGTCTTAGCCTGCGGTGGAGTCGGGTCGGTTTTTTCCATAATCGTAATTGGACGCTGCGAAGTCTTCGCCTTAACCACGCGGCCAGTTTCTTAAACTCCCTGTTGGCATTCGCTATTCGAAAGTACTGGCTGAACCCTCTCAGAAGTGGATTCAGTTGTTTAATGACTTCTAACAATGGCTTACCGCCATTGCGTCTTGTCACTCGCTTCAACTTTCCTTTGAACGTCGACATTTTCTTTGGCTGAATACGGCTATAATGGCTACCGATTTCTATTCCAAGGAATTTCACACCTTCGCCGCTGTGCGCTATGTGTGATTTGGTTTCGTTCACCGTTAACTTGAGCTGTTTTTCCAGGACCTTCGTTGCCTGTACTTGCGCATTTTCTGCACCTTTACGGCTGCGACAGAAGATCAGTATGTCGTCGGCATAACGGACTATTCGATGTCCTCGCTTTCGCATCTCTTGATCAAACGCATCCAGATAGATGTTCGCTATCAGTGGGCTTATTACTCCACCTTGCGGACTACCTATCTCGGTATGCTGCCACTCTCCATCAACTATTACGCCACTTTTCAGGAACTGTTTGATGAGCTCCAGTACGCTACTGTCTGTGACTCGTTTCTTAATGCTTTTTAGAATAAGCTCATGATCGAGCTTATCGAAGCACTTCGATAAGTCCATATCTACGACGTGTTGCATTCCGTATCGACGGATGAACATCGTCGCTTTGTTTATAGCATCGTGACAACTTCGATTCGGTCTATACCCAAAGCTGGATGGGTGAAACTGCTCTTCGAAGATTGGGGTTAATAGATCATTTAGAGCTTGTTGGACAACTCTATCCCGTACTGTTGGGATCCCAAGTAATCGCACCCCACCATCATCTTTCGGTATTTCAACCCGTCTGACGGGTTGAGGGGTGTATCGCTTGGTTTTGAGTTCCAGAAGAAGTTGATCTAGGTTATCACTCAGATTTTGGGCGTAGTCGCTTAGGCTCTGCCTATCTATTCCGGCCGCGCCTTTCGCTTTCCACACTTTTTTAAATCCTTTATAGAGTCGCTCTTTGTGGAGCAAGTGACCATATAAACTGTAGTAAACTCTCAACTTTTTCCTTTAGATTGTGTGCCGTGTGGGGACAAATGCTCTCTCACAGTGTTGGTGTATTTCACTCCACTCTCTAGCCTTCTAGCTCAATGGCAATTTACTAGAGTGAGTCAGAGTTACTCCCTTGTACGGTTTCTCGCTTCAGTGCTTTGCTTTCACAAAGACCGAGACGGAATACCTCGATAGCTAATCAACTTGTATACCACTGAAAAAAAAACATCTGCTCATCACAGACTTAAAATGTACTTCATCCCTTCGCAACACCAGATTGCTTTTGGCAAAATGTTGTCCCATCAGACGTGTTACTGATGGTCAGCTCAGTTTTATCCTCCACACCATTACTGGGCTTCACCGGCCGAGCTTTACTCACTACTACGGATTCATCTGCCACCTCGCACCAACATAGATCTTGGCTCTCGCCTTGAGTTTATGCTTCCGACGTTTGCTCGGATGTGGTGTCAGGCTTCCCCAGTTACTGCACTGGCTCCCTGTTAACAATGCCACCCTCAAGCACAATCTAGGTCTGATTGAGTATCGGGCTTCACGCTATTTTGCACGCTTACCCACCTAAATTGCCGAATCAGGTTCACTTTCGTTGTGTACTGTTAACTTCCTATCGCTTCCTTCAAACCCTGCCGTTGGCCAGCAACGCCCTTGCGATTCGGATTATCTTCCCCTCAATCAGGGTGATTTAGGCTTCTT
This DNA window, taken from Vibrio tapetis subsp. tapetis, encodes the following:
- the ltrA gene encoding group II intron reverse transcriptase/maturase, with product MRVYYSLYGHLLHKERLYKGFKKVWKAKGAAGIDRQSLSDYAQNLSDNLDQLLLELKTKRYTPQPVRRVEIPKDDGGVRLLGIPTVRDRVVQQALNDLLTPIFEEQFHPSSFGYRPNRSCHDAINKATMFIRRYGMQHVVDMDLSKCFDKLDHELILKSIKKRVTDSSVLELIKQFLKSGVIVDGEWQHTEIGSPQGGVISPLIANIYLDAFDQEMRKRGHRIVRYADDILIFCRSRKGAENAQVQATKVLEKQLKLTVNETKSHIAHSGEGVKFLGIEIGSHYSRIQPKKMSTFKGKLKRVTRRNGGKPLLEVIKQLNPLLRGFSQYFRIANANREFKKLAAWLRRRLRSVQLRLWKKPTRLHRRLRQLGYEGSFRYICMDSWRNAASPLASYSMPNQWFNDLGLVNLEHVRTGYVFSHYAEWKCA
- a CDS encoding hybrid sensor histidine kinase/response regulator produces the protein MFDRAKKIYEYAEPNLTIVAIMGIVGFPAYYYIWQFLVPGGYENLGLRLACGAFLIPILLRHKIPYAFKRQLYVYYIVALGVCLPFFFFFMLLKNDWSIIWVMSLMSAIFLQILLIYDSKIVALQSVVAFVAAYAAVHVSGGNNELYALDWNYIPILVFTYVFGTLFHYRNHAEHEQRVSLAKSFGAGIAHEMRNPLSAVYSSIEVIKFLLPDRNAQHLSDQYHLDAKDLDEINLILDDSMSVIEKGNETINLLLTSIDEHKLSTSSFKRYSLGETLEASINSFHYADKSDRSKIHLEFSKSEEFFGSDVLVRYVIFNLLKNAFYYKYKAKFQLNIQLRVDDEEWNVISVEDSGPGMDLEAREHIFDDFYTSGKKGGFGLGLPFCRKVMKALNGKITCESESGAGTKFSLYFPKYHSDVVLNAKSELIRTKSLIYIGYKNATLNALQSHAFFSGYKLHAYSNDFQLNSFELTEDVVLIDLSIFKDDIAAFSALERKLCNYEGKIVYLYAGNILDCFKLNRILPYELMEISTFGQNLAVKLDKLFFEISQQTPRSNAKPKPSPTQPTVLIVDDNASLRTYSSTLLERQGYKVLQAENGKSALQVLKSNLVNLILMDLEMPEMDGIETTKAIRDINYEYNGKEIPIICFTGEKCERTLKAISESGMNDYILKPASKDILINKVATWV